The genome window ACACATCTGCTACTATTGCTTGACATTACTTTACAGAGCTCTCCTGTCACTCTATACTTTGATTACTACCAATTGACACAACCTTGACTCGACCTCCTAGTCTGCACACTGGGCAACTGTGTAGGTCAGGACCATGGCTATAATCATGTAAACACTCCAAAGGCACCCCTTCTCCTTTTTTACCCCCCTATACTCTGCTAATCTCCCCCCTAATCCTTTCTATCTCTTCGTGTGTGCTGCATGCAGCTCACTGGAGTGACCGCACCACCCACAGTTGTCCTTGCTGagtgaaataacacacacagaccatgCTGCGGCTGGTCACAACAACTTACATCACAGTTAACCCTTAAACATGTCTAAACCTTTGTTTTTGAATTTGCCCTACTCAGATCTGTCAACTCttgttttagaaatgtgtaTGCAACTAGAAAGCCCACAGTGTTGGTACATATCTAAGTCTTTGCTCTGGACCCACTGTAATGTACAGATAGTAGATCTGCATTTTGTGCAGTCTTTGTGCAGAAGGACATGGCACCACAGCTGTGGTATGACAATAGTTTTCATGTTGTGCTACTATGTAATTTACTTAATTACATGTGCACTTACCCAAATTGATTCTCTTCTCCATCCAAGTAAGGAGATCTTTGGCATAGCGGCACCACATCTTGGCATACTGGAGTGCTCTCTCGACTCCATCCTCACAGCGACAGAGGGTCAGGTCTGCTTCCTGGGCTGAGATGGAGTACATCAGCATCACTGCAGGCTCCACACACTTGGAGCTGTCCCTAGCAATCACACTGTGTGCATTGGGGTGCACCCTGCAGCTTGTGTGTCCCGGAGGACTCCAACAGCCCCCGACCCTAAAGAAATACTTATCTGCTCCAGCGTGACAGACCTCAGGACCCAAACTTGATCAAGTTAAAGGTGATAAAAAATCACAAATCCAAATCAGGAAGCAATGACTGCATATGACAAGTCATAACCGCTTCTCAGAATAAAGGTCCTGTGATTTTCCAGTAGATCTCAGCCCATTGTACATATCTCATACATGAAAGCACGGGGGGTGAGCACTGTTGGTTGGCAAAAAATCCTTTACAATCCTCAATGTCCTAGCTGACAGAAATGGGGATGTAATTTGAGAGAGCAGGACCAAAGTCAAACAGCTTTAGCTAAATAacttctcctctcctgtcttccTCTCCCTGGTTGACCCCGCCCTCTCACACCTGTTCACTTCCAGTTAGCTGCaaagagaaaagctgcacagtgAGAGCAGAGTCACCAACAACCAGCCGGCCGCCAGCCGGCGTGCAGTATCAGAGGCTGCCATGTCACAGCTCCGCTGTGGTCAGGCAGGCAGGGTGTTGGTATGACAACAACTCTGGTTCTTCCTCTGTGACTCACACCAACACAGGGCGGATGATGTATGCTTGACAATCATGTGGTCTCTCAAATGCACTCAACaccactttcttttttcctctctctctttgtgccCTGCTTTCAATAGACTTTGCAAACGATTCACATGTTTGATACACTAGAACACATCTTAGATGCACTTCAAAAACTTTCCCTACTTCTAACTGTCCAGTGTAGCTCCCCTTCTTTCTCCAGTTCCTCAACATGCAGCTTCTATTTTATTCTGttcactgcacacagacattcaaTCCAGTTTGAGTGGTATAAAAATCCAACCAGGGTGaaattttcttcttctgcatcttTAAGCCAAAACCCAAAAATGGAACAGACAATACCAGAATGATAGATTTGTGGCCGATGTTGATTTCTCTTAGCCTttatactttgttttgttttgttttttgagccCTTTCAGAGAATTGGCCTCTAAGCAGATTCTGTACTGTGCCATTGCAATAGCCTGCATTTGGATTGGGGATTATCCTAGTCAGGTCCAGACTGTGGAGTGACAGGCTTTAGAGTAGCACCAAGTGAGGTTTAACTCCTGGTGTGTGTGATCATGTGTGGGCCAGCGGGTATCCAGTCCCAGCCAACAGGAAGACATGACGTCAAACGACCAAAAGAACTGTTGTTGTAATGTGCAATACAAATTTCAATCCATTAAATAACATGAAACTGTGCATTTGTGCACAAAATCACCGGTGTCTTTGCAGAGTCGCATCAAATGGGACACTGTGCTAGCAATCACTGCTCAAAAGGTGCAGAGTTTCTACATTAGAAGGATAACTTTGCTGGTTAGTTTGGGCACACAGGAGCAACTCTCTGTTTGGTCATCAGCGTTTACTGCCTCGTCTTTCTTTAGATGCCTCTGTCTTTCCCTTGTGCCTAACGTAATAACTGAGAGCAGCTGTCTCCTGCTTTAATCCTCTCCCTTTATCCTAATCTTGTTACAACAGAGCAATTGCAACTCACAGCTAATTATAAGAAAACAAGATTGAAGGAGATACTTTGTCAAAGACTGACAGTGGCTCCTGCACATCATCACACAGTCACAGGATGATTGATGTTACGGTAAGCAGGTGATTACACAGTGACTTTATCCACTACAAGTCTCTAATTTACAGACTGTTAATGTACAGTGTCATGAACCACTGtaccagtacacacacacacacacacacacacacacacacacacacacacacacacacacacacacacacacacacacatttacacaacactTCACACTTGTCATTGTTTCATCATACCTGATGAATTTCCATCTACTTCATTGGGTTCCGTGCGCGTCTGTGCACAAAATGCATCTATACTCTGTTGGGTGGAAACACAGACTCTTAGTAAAGGTGTCATTAAtctgacaaaaaacatgcaaaaaaattCACAGTTCTTTCAGCACCATAACCACAGAAGCATTTGCTTTATTAATTTGAGTAAGTATTAATTAAAGTATTACGTAAAGGCTTACCGACTCATCAGGTTGCTCTGTGAGCTCTGCACTTTCTGCAGAGATGGATTCTGAGATGGACTGTGAGTCAATATCTGCCAGGAGGTCATCCCCTACACTGAAATGAGGTATACACAGTGAAAAaggttatatttaaaaagactcAGCATCAAGCaagtttatcaatttaaaagacTAATCGATCGTTAAAAACCCTTTGCAACTGCTGTATATTAGCATAGCTGAAAgcattttcaataaaaacttAGAAGGGAATTTCTAAGTAACTGTGTGTATACATATTTTCCTCTGCATTGTAGGGTTTTAAATTGCATTTGCGAATTCAGCAGCACTGAAAGTTGTTTCTGAGCCTGTGTAGTGGTTTTCACTACAGTACTGTGTCTATTTTTATTGTTGAGGGGGCAACATCCATCTATTTATAAGCAATTTTCaggtgcaaaacacaaaaagaaaataaaaaaacattaacatatcAAACACAACAATTAGAAACTAAAATTATGGAAAGGTTTGGGAACAGCTCGTTTCACTTaagagaaatgtaatttttttttttttgaaagtttGAACTCGTCAAGCCCCACAGGATGTGTTGCCTCAATCTTCAATCTCATGCGGTTTAGGATGTAAATGCTGTGGACATCCAAGgggtgtgtctgtttatgttttctgtgGTTGGGAATTTGAGCATCTTCATGTCctgtttcttttaataaaattaGATCAAAATCAAAATCGGAGTGGAGACTCTTCTCACAATAAGAACAATACATAATTTTCTGTTAACATCCATCAGGTGCCAATCCTACATGGATATTGATGGCTGACATTGTGAGGTGCGCATAGTAACAAACTCAACTCAAAGTCCAAAGCACTTCTCTGAAGGGGAGCAAGCTGAAACTGTCTTGCTGATGCCTAGCTTCTCCAAAAAAGAAGTAAACTTGAACGAAGGCTCCAGCATCACGTCTGTACATCTAATCACAGCGTCCCTGGGGCTTTAGCTAAGTAGTGACCAATCGCACTCTGAAACGACTTGGTTCCTGTCCTGTCAGAAACAAGAGCTGATCTATTCCGTTTTCTGTATTCAGATGTTGTTGTGGTTTGTAAAATGTCTgggatgctgtgtttttatacCTGATCCACCATATTATTTGTGAGATGATCTgccaggtgttttttttatttttcatgtagtGCTGGTACAATTCAAAACAGGTCAAATCAGAAATtcattctctttttatttacatgttacacaGGTTCCCAACTTCTCTGGAAACAAGactacatacaaacacatgtgaCTGCATGTCTGGCAGACGTATGTAGACAACATACTGAATATGTTTTGAGTGGGTCAGTATCATACACATATCTGTTCCCCTGCTACACCTAACAAGAAATGTGGTTGGGATAATGGTGGAAAGGCGGACAGTGTGTCATAtacaaaagatttatttataaacCTTTGCTATTTTAACTTTCCATTATTCTTGTGTCTATTTAGTGTCAGTGACTTCAATGTCAGTATTATGTTTGGCATGATGTTGTCATGATGTGGTTCTCATATGTGATAAAGTCTCCAAATTTAGAGAGGCATGCATCAATGAAAAGATTTTGCTATTATTGCATGAAATAATCTATTGTGTATGAATAGTTGTTTTACATCTGAACAACTCTCAGTTCTCAAAAGGCAAAGCTTTCAGAATCTGAAACCTCAGTAGTCACTTTATTTTTGCAGCCGTTTTCAGatcaaactgaacaaacaatAACTATAGAGAATTACATGGTACAATACTTACGAGGAGATTAAAGATAAATCGAGATTATCAAAATCTCTGAAGATCTCACTGTATCGCTTGGTTTCAGATTTGTAATGCCCCTTCTTCACATCTGAAATAAGAAGAGGAAATGCTAAGACACATAACATAAGGTCTTACTATTTACTGCTGATTCTTGccaccaaacacacagactgcaaattgcttaaattattaaatatgttgtttgttattttgcCCACAGACAAGTAAAGGGGGCCATAGTACAATCTCTTTTCTAGCGGTCACTTGAGCTGTTGGTGATGTGATTATATGTAGACAGTATTTAACCTTTGCACTACATCTTAACTGCTAAACTGGCTAAGgtacaatataataatatattatgtgacaaaacataaaacacaaaaacatgcatcaAGTTAAATTATTGTCATATTTATAACTGtgataaataatcaataaagtAAATGGATGAAACATAATTCATGCTGAACAGCATTTCCTTCACTTTTACGAGAAACAAATAGCTCTTTGACCGAATGTGAACTAAAATAACAATGAGGAACAACGTGGTGCATTTTGATAACAAAACCTCAACCAGTTGTACTTTAACTGGCGTTTCATTTAAGGATATAAAAACTGATGATTTACAACAGTTtcaacaaatgagaaaaagcaatctctctttctcttacagACATCGCCATTTTGGTTAACCACATCCTGCTTGCAATTTGTGTCACGTCCCATAATGAACACAGAgtccttgttttttttcacaccaGCAATATTTCAGTAAAACTATGAGTaggtaaaatgtgaaaaatgagaaAAGCTACAAAAAAATCAAACGCCAAACCTAATCAGAGACAAAGCCTTATCTTTGACTATCTGTTGTGTACAATCCCTGCCATGTTTTCAATTACTGAACATAGCTTTACTTGTATGAAAGTCACATTTTCACGTTCCTGAATAGAAACTTAATACAAAGATTTCCACTTAGATCTTTTACAAACCATTACACCAATCTCTGTGGTGTCTTAAAGTGAACCCGCTATTCTTGGTTTTTTGTAGATGATAAAGATATCCTGTTAAATAAAATGGCAGAAGctattgaagaaaaaaaaaaaaaaaaacgacaagTGGATGTGTCAAAACTGAGAACCAGTTCAGGAAGTTCACTAGTGCTTACTAGACTAGGAGGGTGCTGCACAACACCCCAGTCCTCCTGacagacacatttaacaaaGAATCTTCGGGCACAGTGTGCACACAACACATGCATGCAACCACATGCGATACCCACATTATAGTAACACCACAGTGATACTGGCAAATTTcacataataattaaaaaatatagaCGTGAACAGTAACACTTTCCAAAATATTAACTCAAAACATCACATATTTTTGGCCTCACCTGTGGTTTGAGAGGAATCCTGGTCTGGCATTCGATCTTCCTCCATTTCTACACTATCACTACAGCAGCAAGACCCTACCAGCACCACTCACACATCATGTGCCCTTCAGGTCACACTACAACACAGAATAAAGAACAGTGTAGGTGAAGTGACAGGAAGTCTGCACGACAGTGTGTACATACACCAGCACACTTATGGTAAAATATTAGCTTGCAGCTCTGAGCCTGCAGCCGTCGGCGCTCTCAAGATTATCTTCCTCTGGTAAAGTGGAGGTTGGCCAATGTTTTCACCACCATAGGAAGAGGAAGTGTAGCTTGTAGTTGCTGTAGGCCCCACCTACACTATCACACCATACATAGTGAGAAGGTACATCTGCATTTAGAAGTTGTCTAAGTGAGGAAGAGTTCTGATATGGGAGTAGTTAACAAACGCTTTAGACATTATCTATGTATTGTAATATTTGACTGTGACATTGGCAAGTACTGATTTAACAAGTCGGCCGATGCTGATCAACATCAGAAAACATAATTTGCTGAAATTACTAAGGTGTCCAATTAAGATAAATCAGCATGCTTCATCTGAACATCACGGGGCTGTACGGTTATGTACAGATGAGTTTTAACTGTTGCAGCATCGTTGACCACACATATCACAAAATGTCCTCCAATGGGTTGTGTTCAACAGCTTGGCTCTCGCTCAACAGTTAAAGGAGAGTATTAGTACAATGATGACACCATGAGGGTTAGCAAGGTAAAACATGTGAGAAACACTGAGTTACGTTATGTGAACTTACTAATGCTACTACTTTGTCTGTCCATTTTAATTGGCATAGCCAACAGAGAAAAGCCAACAGGTTAAACCATTATAATATGTATCCTATCaaagtaataacaaaataaactgttttaaaataaagacattttattttttgttgtcaaAAAGCACCAATAACATGTCAAATCAAAGGGTGAACATACCTACTGTACAGACATCAAAACAAAAGTGTAGCCATCAGAGGCAGAAACCATAAGAGAATAATCCTCATAATCATGAGGATCCAAACGTCATTACATTACCTCTTTCGCAGGGGTCGAGTCTTGCTCAGACACAAAGCTTACATTCTGATTTAACTGAGCACAATAGAGAGGGTGAAGAGTTTCTCTCTGAGGCAACTTAAAGGGCACATATAAACCATGCTGTTCCCAAACTATGGAGTTTGATGCATGTACAGAGGTTTGCTCATGTATAAAGTCAACAGCAGGTTGGTGGCAGTCCAAAAGTGGCAAAGGAATAATTATTGCATTGGCATATACGCTCCAGTAAATCTGGGACAGCGAATGttgcttgtgtgttttgctttggtAAAGCTGTGCTCCAAGCATCTAAAATGTTCACTAATGATTATTCAAAACAATAgagaaaatactaaatacaaaaacaaaagacatgcagatgattaatttgttttttttttacaagagaCCAAAGAATGTGTCGTGTGCCTGTGTTAAATCTCAGTGGTGAACGCTATGGTTATAAGCCTAATTCATTTATAGTCTTGAgaagtgtgttttaaaaagtatttcacAGTGTCATGTCCGGTTAGGACAAACATTAAGGGCCCGGTGACTGAAATGTAACAGTCCAATTGCATTCTTCCTAATATATAGGTTAATTTCTGTATGACAGACAGACGCTGGGTACTGCAAATGCCATTCAAAATGACAAGTCTAGTGCCTTTCTCAAGCAAATACTATAAACAGACAACcaggacagaaaacacaaaatgcaccTGATCCCTTTGTAACTCACATCCAGATAAATTAGTTTCTAGAAACTCTGGTGTCACATCCCTATTGCTCCCAAAGCTGTCATCCGCTTCCTCTCATAGCTCATCCCGTGCTGTACTATCCAAAGCGGACTGGAGCACGTCCGAGTTTTGGGCCTCGGTGCTGATCTCAGCCTGCTCCCGAGTTTTTCCTGAGCGTGCTCTGTCCCAGTCTGTGCGGACCTTGTCATTGTCCCACACTGTGGAGGTCTCAGTGTCACTGATGTAGCCTGGGTCGCCTGTGTAGTGTGTTGGATACACTAGAAGAGGCTCTGCAGAAAATGCCTTCAGGTCTCTGGTTTCAAACTGTTCCATATAATCGGACCTGTGGAGGAAAAcacaatgtcaaaaaaaaaaaaaaaaaaaaacctaaaatactgcatgagttgtgtgtgtgtacttgtacaCTTACACAGGGTGTTTATTGTACATAATAGGAAGAAACTCGTCCACTGGCAAAATCTTCTTTAGTGGTTCTGCTTTCAAAAGCTTATTGGCACCTTGTAATGAAATCATATACCCTAATGTCCAATATGAATAGTCTGCTTCTACTAAGTTGTGTACGTTAGGTACCGCTTTCTCTGGGTGATCCACTTGCATTCTCTTCCGACCAATATAACTGGAAGAGAGAAGCACAAAAGAACAAGTGAGACTCAAGTATAAAGATAAAATTAAAGATGATCAAGGAAGCATGAACTCACATGAGATCCCAGTCCagtccttcatcctccacttcaCTCATCAAGTTCATCAAGCGACGCTTGAAGAATACCTCAAAACGCAGGTCATCTTCAATCACTAGAGAGGTGGGCAGGCCTCGCTCCACAATCTAAAGCCATACACATGTTTAATCAGTAAATCACACCACCAGTCTGGTGcacaaatgttgaaatgttgttGACCTCTTTCCAGGTGTTGTAGTGTGAAAGGAAACAGCCCAGCTCTCCTTTAGTAAGTGGACGGCCATGATAAGGGTCGCTGTATCCAGGGAGCATGTGGATGCCCATAGTGTGAACTTCACTGACATTCATTGCTCTGACATAGAGACAGAATATCAAATAGAATGAAACGGTCATGAGACTGTAGACAAAAGCGATCATCAAGTACTGGACAGTACAGCATTTATTAAACAGAGTGAACTTACTTTCCATCTACAGCTGCAATGACCTTACAAGCAATTTCTTGCTCATACAATGCCCTCAGCATACGTTCTCTGCGGTCAGTCCGCCTCTCCAGGTTTATCATGAACACCTGCACATGGGGCAAAAGTGCAATCAGCAGGCATCCTTCCAAGTTTCTAACAGCAGGGGGAGGCATTCAGCACAGAAGTGGATAGAAGGCCATTTTTGCACATTCCATCTTCACATCACTCCTTACTCACCTCATCAAAGCCCATTTTGTCAGGTTGTTTTCTAGGAACACTTATGTATTTGGAAGGCTTCACGGGGGTATTTCGCACTACACATTGAGAGGGAAGATGGATGCAGAAATGGTATAAATGATATACAGAAACCAAGGTTGGTAATTTTCTAGTCAAAGTGCTGAAATGCTGAAATTTGTCATCGGATCATACAGCAGAAACCAGGGACTTTGAAAAAGGGACTTAGATGCAAAAGTAAAGCCAGTCTCAATGTTAAGGGGGTGATACTCACCGTTTACCTCCAGCAGGGAGTGCAAGAAGCTGTCAGCTTCGTCTTGCAGAGTATTGTGGGATCGCAGTGGCACAGGTAAGTAACCATATGTCTCTTTGttacatacaaacatttgtaCATCTGTAGAGAGCAAAGGGTGGAAAGGAGTTCTTAATATGAAGTTACACCATTCGGGGTCTTGGGGTTTGATTCAAGCACTGATTTTTATTGTACCTGCCATCCGTGCAGAGAAGGCAAACACAATGATGTCATCGAAAGCCCAGCTGTATTCTGGGTGTGGCGGATGAAAGGCCAGCTGCCTGGATGCCTCTTTTCTTAGGTCTATCAGGAATGTGGAGTGAACCATGGGTACTGCAAAACAGCCTTTTCGCACCGCCTTCCTCATGGGTATGTAGGCAGGGGTGCGCTTATAGTAACCCTGGAGAAGCAGAGGCGATCGTTTAAGGTCAGAGAGGATCTGTCGATATTCATTAAAGCAACCAAACCCTTTAACATCCTTATCAGCGAAGTACCTGTGTGGTCATTCCACACCAAAAGTTTGAATAGGCTGCGCGGGATTCAAGCATTGGCGCGATGACTGTCTTGTTCTCTTGCATGAGCTTCCAGAGCACATCGGGATTGGTGAGGAGGTTATCACAGTCCGCCAGCTGCACAAGAAAGAGAAgataaactgtgaaaaatgtttgtgaagACACCTTCAGAAGAAATGCCGAACAGGCTATGAAGTTTAAATAGGGAATAAAAGCTGAGATGGTAAAAACCCACAcaatatttatttccatttggtTTTCAAAGAAAGATGGCTGTGTGAGTTTCCTAAAAATTGTAGCACAAAATTATTGCAATTCTGGATGTACTTTGCTTCATAATTATACCCCACTGGAGCTAAGCAATGTGGGCTGGGCTTGGGaatacaaatagaaatacaCGCTGAACAGGATTTTAAAATATGGTTCGTGTTCAGTCGGGCTTTGTGTCAGTGTAAGGATCCAGATGAACTGGACCAGTTAAGCTTTAGTCATACGAGACATAAAAATGTAAGCGGGACAATTTTCAATGCCTTTCCCGGTGCCTAAATTACAATTGTACTTGTTCTCGACTCTGTACTTATGCTTCTGCTGCTATTATTGAACAATATAAACATAGTCTTGGTAGAAGCACCAGCTCATTGCTTAAAAGAGAAAGGTTTCCAGTGTCACTGTGCTTTCGTTCATGCCTGTAAAGAGTACCTTTGTTGACCTACCATGAAGTAGTCGGCCCACATCTCACGAGCTGACTCTAGTGCTACTTGGCGAAGCTTCATAACATGCTCGTAACGGGCGTCTGGCCAGTGCTTTGGACCGTCTTCCTCTGCATAACGGCTGCAACACACATTGGGATTCTTATCAGACGTTTTCTTGGCTTTATGAACCTTTTCAGCTTTCACGCAATTTCACAGGAAAATGATCCAACCTGGGCTCCTCCTTCGGCCTCCATCCCACATAGTGGTACAGATTCTGCACCTTGGCAAGCCAGTTACGCAGAATGACTGTGGTGTTGTCCTCATTGTGATCAGTCGCTACCCTGTATATAAGATGGAAATAATTAGAACTGCGATACCCACCGGATGGGTTGACTTTAATGAAATGAAGCCAAAAAACAGTAGAGAAGTTACAATGGTTGAATGTAGCACAAGTGTGAGACTTGATTCAAGTTGATCCAATGGCTGAAAGACGAAACCAAGACTCAAATAACAATAGTCCTGTGTTCACGTCTTGTAAGCTCATTGTCTGCAGCTGTGGGAACTAACACGAGTGCAAGCAATGATCCCAACATTGCAGAACAATAacactatactgtacatcaagCTGATCTTATTAGGTTAGTGTATCACGTTTTAAGTAATGCAATATAAGGGAAGTGGTATTGTAGAGATTTTGCAGCCTTGCTTGTCTGCAACTGCTTAGAACAGAGGGGAATGATTCAGGCTGAAGGTATGTGTGAGGCAAATGAACCGCAGTGAGTGCTCATGTTTGATCTAATTCTACGGAAGAGGGAAATCGAGGTCCAAGTTAATCCGAGTAATTCTGAATGTGCTAGATCATTCTGTAATAAATAACAGTCCTTTTCTCTTTAGTCACTGCAAACATGGGACATCTGTACTACAGACAGCTGGggctgtttattttgtttaggtCGATGACAGCCAAGCTGGGTTCCCCTGACAGATTTCCCATGAATTTGTGAGAAGACTGCAGCTCCTTGCTGAATCACTTCTtccctcactgctgctgtctccAAATCCCTCAGCTTTGAATTACAGTGAATCTTCCAATTCATgctcagcacaaacaaacagttgCCAAAACCACCGTTCTGAACCATGTACGCATGGTGCTCTATACAAGCGATGTTTAACTTACATCTGGGGCTCTAACGTTGACCTAGAGGAGCAAAAAATGCGAGGCTAATCGAAGACACcgaacatttaaatgtgaattctGGTTCTGGACGTGTGCCATGCTCGCTAGCAGCTGCAAAATGCTTCAACACCAAACATACATCACGCAGAGTTTACAACGTCACACAGATGTTTGCATTTCACAGATGTAGGTTCGGGCGTTTGGGGAACACACCATAACACAGCTGAGCTTGCCTCAATAATATTTACAGAATAGATTGATAACCAAACTAAATGTGGCTCACATAAAAACCTCTCACTACAGTGCAACACACTCATCCAGTGGATGTGTGAGGAGCAGGCCTCTTTGAGCCCTCCAGGCATGGATGGGATGCTGGAGACGTGGTTACATGGCCTGTAATCCATTTGCAGAACCACTTGGTTATTATCGTGGGAAGTTTGTCACAAATGACAGATAGGATGCAATTGTGTTAGGTCTGGAGAATGACCTAAAAACCCCCATGTTTAGTGAGCCATAATACGGCCTTAAACAACTAGGTTTTAGTTTCCATAATCACTCAGGTTCGCCATGTGCCTAGACGAAACTAAACAGGATAATTGTGAACTCATGTCACGCTCCATTAGAAAGAATGAATAGGAATTATACTAAAGCAGAATATTTCTAACTTAGTGattggtttcttcttctttatacTTAGTAGTGGTGAAGGATACTTGCATCTCCAGTAATGCCAACACAATCTGGTATCTGGTCTCTAATCCTAACCTGTCAATCAATCACCCAGTTTACTACATACATGCCTGACTACCAGAGTCAAGAGGTGATATGGGATGGGGCAGATGAGGACTGGAGGTGTCctatagatgtgtgtgtgtgagtatgagcacttcatttcacttcatGCGCCGCTCCCCACGGCCAGATCCCTCCAGTCCCCTCCCCTCCACGTACACAGATCAATGCATGGCTCCACTGATGCTCAAGAAGGAGACGTGCTCATGTCTGTCCAACAATGACTTATACACACGTATGATCGCCGTCTGGACTCgttgttgttttccagcttgAGATCTGTGGGACATTAGTTCAACACAGCTCGGCTCCATTGTTCCCACTGTAGAGTCACTGTGTGCAGACTTAACAGAGCCTAAAAGTTAGCGGTGAAATCTGCAGCGCACTTTATGCAACATAGTTATTTCTGCAAGAAGCATCATATAATAAAAGTGtggactttcttttttttttttttttttttaagtgaactTCTTGGCTGCTAACTAGCTCGAACACCTCCCAACAACTTACCACAGAGCCATACGGTCCTTAGGATAGTTGAGGCGCTCGATGGTACCGAGGAAATACGGCAGAGAGTGCTCGGAGTTTCTGCAGATCAGGGCGACGAGAACCCGGGGAGCGAGCAGCGGAGACTCGGGGTTCCAGCGCTCCTCTGCAAAATATCCCCGAGCAG of Anabas testudineus chromosome 8, fAnaTes1.2, whole genome shotgun sequence contains these proteins:
- the colgalt1a gene encoding procollagen galactosyltransferase 1: MLGLRCLPAALLLLLPSCFSPARGYFAEERWNPESPLLAPRVLVALICRNSEHSLPYFLGTIERLNYPKDRMALWVATDHNEDNTTVILRNWLAKVQNLYHYVGWRPKEEPSRYAEEDGPKHWPDARYEHVMKLRQVALESAREMWADYFMLADCDNLLTNPDVLWKLMQENKTVIAPMLESRAAYSNFWCGMTTQGYYKRTPAYIPMRKAVRKGCFAVPMVHSTFLIDLRKEASRQLAFHPPHPEYSWAFDDIIVFAFSARMADVQMFVCNKETYGYLPVPLRSHNTLQDEADSFLHSLLEVNVRNTPVKPSKYISVPRKQPDKMGFDEVFMINLERRTDRRERMLRALYEQEIACKVIAAVDGKAMNVSEVHTMGIHMLPGYSDPYHGRPLTKGELGCFLSHYNTWKEIVERGLPTSLVIEDDLRFEVFFKRRLMNLMSEVEDEGLDWDLIYIGRKRMQVDHPEKAVPNVHNLVEADYSYWTLGYMISLQGANKLLKAEPLKKILPVDEFLPIMYNKHPVSDYMEQFETRDLKAFSAEPLLVYPTHYTGDPGYISDTETSTVWDNDKVRTDWDRARSGKTREQAEISTEAQNSDVLQSALDSTARDEL